The Triticum urartu cultivar G1812 chromosome 5, Tu2.1, whole genome shotgun sequence genome contains the following window.
GACGACGTGCTAGATAGCCGATTGGACGCGCTACACGCTGTATCCACCCAAAACTCACGACATGTCACACGTGACGCGTCCACACGAAAACGCGCACATTTACACTAGATTACGCAGATGTCAAATCTTGGTCAGGCCAAATCAATTCCAGGCTATAGGAACATTTATGCATAGCCAGTTAGCCACCCATGGAAATAATTAAACGTATCCAAAAAAACAAGGGAGAATAGAGAATAAAACCCAAGTCTTCCTCTCAAGAGCAAGAGGAAAGGACAAGGAATATTAACTAGCAACCAAAGAAAGAGTAGACGAGAGAGAGGAGGCGAAATTAGCCAACGCGCGCGTCCATGGCAACCCAGCCACACCAATCGTCCAAGAAATTCCTACAGTGCGAGGCACCCCCGGCGAAACGGAAGATGGGGCCGGAGCAGAAGACGAAGAAGGCCGGGGCGCCAGCACTGGCGGGGAAGGAGGCTTTCACGGCGCTCGAGCTCGACGTGGCCGAGCAGCTCATCCGCCTCAGCGAGAGCAGCGCGTCCTCGGGCGGGTCCTTCTCCTACCTCCGTTCCGTGGACACCCCGACGGCGCCGCCGGCTAAGGGCGCCATAATTCCTGGCGGTTGCGTGGACTGGGAGGAAGATGAGGACGACGAGGTGGCCGGAAGGCAGCGGAGGGTGAAGCGCTACCGCCTGATAAGCGAGATCTACGCCGCGACGGAGCCAATTGGAGAGCGCAGCGGCAGCAGCCGGACGAAGGAATAGATGAGGAGAGATGAGAGGGGAGAGGGACCAACCATCTTGTAATTCAAGTGATTGCTAGGGGGTAGCCTGTAGGTCGAGCTAGCAGTCCTCTCCTTCCTCTCGCCGGGAGGAATCGCTATCACTATCGATCTTGCTGTAAAAGTTTCATCCTTGCAATAAGACTTGTTGGCTGGAGCTGAATCCATCCACGTCGGCTTCCGAATTCTTAACTGAATTTATTTTGTTCCACAGTTGCTAGCTGGCTTGGCTGGATCTCGGCCGATCGACCGATGGACGGCCTTTGCAGATGGATGATCTCCGCGGCGGAGAGGATCAGATCAGGCTTCCTCCTTCGATTTCGTGGTAGCTTGCGACTCGGCGCCTGCGGTCGATCAATCCCTGCCTGCATGCAATTTTTGAAATTAACTATTCCTTGTCCCATGAGGAGCTGCGGTTCACTGAAAGATCGATCGATTGATTCGTGAAATTTGGTGCTTTGTTTATCGGATTTGGGCGGCGACGAGGTGCACTGCTGTCTGCGCTGGTTTGGGAGTCCTATTTCTAGCAGAAATGTTTACTCTGCGTGTGGTAGAACTGTTGATCAGTAGATTTGGCTCTGCAGGGTGCAGGCCGGAGCAGCCGGCGGTTGCAATGTCTTGTTCTCCGGTGGTCGCGCAACTCATAGTTCGACTGTTCGGTATAACACCTGCCTCTTATCTTCATACTGGTTTGGTCGATTTAGGCGAGTCCAATTTCCTTCCGCAGCATTGGAGTGAGGATTGACGATCGAGCTGCTGGATCAGAAACTGGCCGGGGGCGAATGGAATGTTCTAGAAGCGCTTCCATGCCACCCGGTAAGTGGCGGCCAAGCCGGTCATGCGAGAGTTCCATTTCTTGCATCCTCCTCTACGTGGTTTCCTTCCTATATTATACATACCACGATCGAGCTTATCATCTGAGATGACTGATGAGGCTGCAGATAAATTTACTCTGAGCTTTCTGAATTCTGATGCAGGTTGGTGTACTTATCAGATCTATGGAAATGTAATCCTCTTTTTAGCAGTGTCTATTTTCACTTTTGATACTGTGAgacatgacctcaaagttcgttCTTCAACTGCAAGATTCATCGAGCTAGCACCGATGATGCATGCATGTTTGCAGCGCAATATTGTAATAAAGATATACAGAGGTCCATCGGCTGTGTGAAACTGGTTATATATGCTTACTGGATCTCTAATGTGTTCACAACGTAGGAACAAATTTCTAACATGCTTTGGAACGCTGATTCTTCAAACAGGGGAAAAGAATGAAAGATACAGAGTAGCTTTCTATCATGCATATGTGCTTGGTGACATGGCTTTCTTTGGAGATTGAATGGGATAACTATGACAATGAGGGTTCGAATAATTCCATTAGTGTCACTAAGCAAACTGAGGGTAATGTTATGGAGGAATGGTCTCCCTGAAATAAGGTTGTTTGTTTCGGCTTCAGTTGGGTGATCCGAAGCCAACTGAAGCTGAAACAAGCAAGACCTAAGACTCAGACACCCAAATTGGAAAAGTATAGGTGAATACTAAGGGATTGTGTGTATGTTTTATCGACGAGCCTGGCTCCCCGTTTATAGAACATGCTGTAAATTGGAATACACCGAGCGGCTCAATGCCAGCCACGGTACAGCCTCctcgtatatatatatatgcaatCAGAAATTACAGAGTTTGTGTACAATACGAATAGACCAACAGAGATGGAAACTAACTATTTGGTAGCTGCTTGACTTGCACTCCACGTTGTTCATCACAATGTGGCTCTGTCGGATGGTCTGACTCTAACACGCCCCCGCAGTCTGAACCGGGCGAGCTCTCGACCTGAAGACTGGAGCGAAACTCTTGAAAAAGAGTAGTAGGCAAACCCTTCGTGAAAATGTCCACAAACTGCGAAGATGAGTGTACATGTAAAACGCGCACATCTCCAAGGGCTACCTTCTCCCGAACAAAGTAAATATCTAGCTCAATATGCTTGGTCCGTCGATGTTGAACGCGGTTGGTAGACAAGTAGACAGCACTGACATTATCAAAGTAGACAATGGTGGCAGTCGAGATTGGCCGTCGAAGTTCCTGTAGGAGCTGCCGAACCCAACATGACTCTGAAACAGCCGCGGCTACTGCCCTATACTCTGCCTCGGCACTAGAGTGGGAGACGGTCGTCTGTCATCGTGCGGACCAAGAAATAAGATTTTCACTAAGGTACATGCAAAATCCAGACGTAGAGCGTCGGGTATCTGGGCAACCAGCCTAGTCGGCATTCGAGTATGCAATGAGAGAGTGAGAAGAAGTGCGATGCAGAGAAAGACCAAGGTCAAGAGTGCCATGGAGATAGCGGAGAATGCGTTTTTTGACAGAGAAATGGGGTTCTCGTGGATCTTGCATATGGAGACATACTTGCTGCACGGCGTAAGCAATGTTAGGACGAGTGTGTGTAACATATCGTAGTACGCCGGCTAAGCTACGATACTGAGAAGGATCGGAAACGGGGGACTCGGATGTGGAGGAGAGTTTTGCTTTGGTATCAATAGGTGTAGTGATGGGATGACAATCACGCACGCCTGCACAATTCAAGATGTCAACAATGTAATTTCGTTGACAGAGGTGGAGGCTAATAGATGTACATGTGACAGAAATGCCAAGGAAGTGATATAGGGGCCAAGATCCTTCATAGCAAATTGGCGTGCCATGGGATGGGTGATAGTAGCAAGAGTAAATGGGGTGGAGGCGGTAAGAATGATGTCATCGACATAAAGAAAGAGATATGTTAAGTTGGTGCCCTGATGAAAAATGAAAAGAGAGGAATCTGATTTGGATTCAACGAACCCAATGGAGCGCGCAAAGGTGGCAAACTGCTGAAACCATGCGCGTGGAGGTTGTTTTAAACCATATAGAGATTTAAGAAGACGACACACATAAGTGGGGTGACGTGGATCAACAAAGCCAGAGGGTTGTTGACTATAGACAACTTCATCAAGATGACCATGGAGGAAGGCATTTTTTTACATCAAGCTGGTGTACGGGCCAAGATTGAGAGATAGCAAGAGAGAGAACAATGTGAATAGTGGCAGGTTTAACAACAGGACTGGaggtttcatcaaagtcaattccTGGTTGTTGGGAAAAAGCACGGACTCACGGACTACCAAACAATCTTTGTGACGAGCGAGAGAGCCGTTGGCATGATATTTATGGTGAAAGATCCATTTACTGCTCACAATGTTTGCACCGAGAGTAGCAGGGACAAGAGTCCATGTTTGATTTAGAATGAGAGCATCAAACTCTTCTTGCATGGCTTGACGCCAGTTGGGATCACGTAGTGCCATAAGATAGTTGTGTGGGAGTGGAGAAGAAGCAATAGCAGAGAGGTGAAAGATCCATTTACTGCTCACAATGTTTGCACCGAGAGTAGCAGGGACACGAGTCCATGTTTGATTTAGGATGAGAGCATCAAACTCTTCTTGCATGGCTTGACGCCAGTTGGGATCACgtagttgttggggaacgtagcaatttcaaaaaatttcctacgcacacgcaagatcatggtgatgcatagcaacgagaggggagagtgttgtctacgtaccctcgtagaccgacagcggaagcgttatgacaacgcggttgatgtagtcatacgtcttcacggcccgaccgatcaagcaccgaaactacggcacctccgagttctagcacacgttcagctcgatgacgatccccggactccgatccagcaaagtgtgatgatcttgatgttctaccgtcgcagggcttcgcctaagcaccactacaatattatcgaggattatggtggaggggggcaccgcacacggctaagagaacgatcacgaagatcaacttgtgtgtctagaggtgcccccctgcccccgtatataaaggagcaagggggaggccggccggcccttgtgggcgcgccaaggaggaggagtcctcctttcctactcctactaggagggggaaaggaaggggtagagggagaaggaaaggggggggggttgtcggtgtcaaaaccggcggatctcgggtagggggtcccgaactgtgtgtctaggccggatggtaacaggaggcaagggacacgaagttttacccaggttcgggccctctcgatggaggtaaaaccctacgtcttgcttgattaatattgatgatatgggtagtacaagagtagatctaccacgagatcgaggaggctaaaccctagaagctagcctatggtatgattgttgatgtatatgttgtcctacagactaaaaccctccggtttatatagacaccggatagggttagggttacatagagtcagttacaatggtaggagatctacatatccgtatcgccaagcttgccttccacgccaaggaaagtcccttccggacacgggacgaagtcttcaatcttatgtcttcatagtccaggagtccggctgaaggtatagtccggccatccggacaccccctaatccaggactccctcagtagcccctgaaccaggcttcaatgatgacgagtccggcgcgcatattgtcttcggcattgcaaggcgggttcctccaagtacttcatagaagattttgaacacaaagatagtgtccggctctgcaaaataagtttccacatattgccatagagagaataatatttacacaaatctaatctgctgacgtattccgtagtgtgacatcacaccacggccaagcttttattcgaaccgttttactgtcccatctcagcgcgttatgcgaggcggtttccttggcacgtcttgttaaagcagagatcgtgtccccttattccggaattctcatcaatacgggcgtgggtaacccaaccacgccattgattacggcgcttggagataagcgagttttaccaagctggtggggacatgtagttgcgtccacccatataaggggataaggatccaccttttcacctacgccttcttcctcccttgcttatccattctcgcgcactcgagctccagcgcccaagtccgcattccccatctcaaccttctccatctatgtccggagcaggaggcaagtggatggcctcctccgttgcGGAAGGGCACATCAAaaaactaaggaaggccggatacctgtctaacgacattgtgcaccggcttcccgaagaggggcagctcatccccacccctaggccccatgagagggtggtgttcctcccccatttcctccgcggactgggtttccctctccatccatttgtccgggggctcatgttctactatggcctggatttccacgatctggccccgaattttgtcctcaacatctcggcgtttatcgtcgtgtgcgaggctttcctctgcatccgcccccatttcggcctatggctcaagactttcaacgtcaagccgaaggtggtgcacggcaaccaggcggagtgcggaggcgccatggtgggcaagatgcccaacatcttatggctcgagggctcctttgtggagaccctgaaggggtggcaatcggagtggttttacatcaccgagccacgcgaccctaagtgggtcgcagcccccgagttccggtctgGACCCCCAACGTGGCTCtcgtcctggaaagagatgggcctaTGATGGGGCAGCAAAAAGGAGGTGACCGGACTACAAACATGCACCCAatccctggtggacaagcagctcaggctcgtcaacgtagtccaggttatgctcctCCGCCTGAGCCTCTCGTGTCAACAACaagccttcaatctgtgggagttcaatccggcgcagcaccggactctgagcaggctcttcgacacgacatacgaagatgcctggaaggtgcttttcaagggcgccgaggctcccgcatccgctaccgaggatcgcggattcagcgcgcagcgtcacgctagcgcgaTGAGTtttttgtaccttttacagggcactagtttttcatagtttaactctgtGCGGGAtttaagctcccttacctttgacaggattggcaggcgaagtccggacggATCGACTGTCCGTcacctttgcccgaagacccagccgatgcccacttggcgaagctgctggttccggcaccctatgcggtgccggagaagaaggccaagaagaaggacacggggactcgaaagagtgcctgACGCCCGGATGTGTCCGATTCATTATTcgacgaatccaagacgcactcctcccacgaagacgaggaggaggaagaagagtcctctccccctccagtgggggaagggaagaaaaggaagggcgccccaactggggaggccgaagggtccaagaaggggagaacccttcctccggactgctccatcgacgccgacgacggcgaagaggagtggccgcccagggccaagcccctggcgaaatcgtaagtatctggattccagagtaattcatagtattcgtttattgcacagctttcccttatgtcgaatgtgtttatgcagcccacccaaagatcggctcgacgcgtcatcgagcggctcactggactcgtcggatgtgaactcgcttccggcggcctcctccccccgccctacagACGACACCGAAgcgttgtcccaacaggttcaaAGCCagggggaggtggtcctggaggcgccgcaaggcgacctcccggactccaggagtaaaggggatgaaaccccccggggctccaagtccggccctaggccggacacctctccggaaccttcaaaggttctagTGTCCGgtgggcgacctccttccaagaggagccaGCCCACTGTGCCGGCGACCCCCGTCCAaacggaggcgccggacaatctgttggaggcgctccaaggagCCTTCATCGACAAGGGGCactgcactattatgagtgcggtgatccagaaggttcagtccgccaagggcgGACTGACTGAatcttgtactagccttttaacaggctttgaggtaagtaaagaatgtgtaaataatattaccgcacagatagtagcccctgatgctctgtttggcgttcgagaagaaaagccgaatagaggatcaaataaaattcgcaggagtctaacaaaaaggagtcaatatgcgtatgcaggcttctctgcttgcgtccgccgcactgaccccgaaagtggacacgctaaagcagagctcgggcgtgccaagaagcagctcgaggacaatgaaggtaagaaataccttgtttaaatatatatatatatatatatataaggtgcaattgcaaaagatgataggattatcatggctattgtaggggccacgtctgaggtggcgacccttaagcaagcgctggatgaggccgagaagagggcggccacggagcgcaccgagcgggagaagtatgaggccgaggttggcaaggtgcagcaagagctccaggctctcatggaaaaacatgagagtttggagcttgactcaaagacgcgagcgttcgagctcgcggtggctgttgaaaatgccaagtctgccaaggccaaatcccagaagaccctccaggagttggatgaggtgaagaagatagcggcaggtaaggcattatttatgcaaagcaaacacataaatgtgagttacttgttacttacctgaatccggagctctccaggagcgttcgcagatcttccccggagtgtgtccgatgccgccgcattctattgAGCCGAGGATggcagctcgatggagaaggtgttctggtctcagtacgctgaggccggacaccccgtgcccctgagcgaccagctgaagcaactggtcgagctccacaaggcggcctaacaggccatgaagggcctcatagttcggctgtggcctggagaggctcagcctaggagctatttcgggctggtgtggcggctggtggaggcctgtccaaggctcgaagtcatcaagcgctccgtctgcattgaaggtgcccatagggcccttgcccgtgctaaggtgcactggggcaagctggatgctaagaagcttgtgaaggacgggccaccagcggggaaagagcatcgcaagcccgaaaattattataaggatgttctgaagggtgcctgccttgtggcggatgaatgttccagagatgtaatttttgagtaaaactcgctcgttttgtcctgtgcgctgaaaacttgttcatatgcgctaagcaatgctgtttgaatttaaaatattaccttctgtgcggctgtttatcaattctgagagatggcgagtcgtcaggttctgcccccgtgccactagtgctggggtgttcggggataaacctgagcgctctttttcccatgtttgggtccttcgagggaggcgctcagcccaacgaacaaggcaatcggactataatgcgtgaacactctcacttagccatagaattctataattttaaatttcggcgaagcccctggtattcggaagaccgagttcggggcgctatccatgccttggccggacagaaccggttcctcgcccgaagcggcataagtctttagggactcgaaaaaacctctcgaacagcgaccagctctcgcttcatcatgacagtcagttttagctttctccactgaggtgctcgacccagctcaactagggcacaatcgcagtggttctcctagtgctaccttagccgatatagcggaacgtaaggcaccaaaacataggagccgggcaaacccaactattgacccaagacatgattcggagccgatgcatataatgctataagttcggggtgccccacttgttaaagtgttcgaacttctcacaccatattgaggggtactaaagcccctggcatattttggccgtaccaacgtgtacgggtgcaacatgtcgttaaggaacatatataaagaaaaaaggtaatgcaaaaatagacgaaagctatgcattgtttattaaaaaggggtgcgatcaaagtagaacgatacaaataatgcgataagtggacggttggactagttaacatgtccattccaggggcaagctgcggaatagtatgcggaacaggtatactgctcatgatagagaccacctgggagttccgtactgcggcatggcttgtctgcttccctggttcttgcatcgtttgtgcggcaattgaactgccgaacaggccttccgaaggatgaagtcttgaaagtaagagaaaattaaaaaaaataatcggcagcccctggtacggtttaagccgtatttttgggcgtgccgtgatggtgcccctccccctgtacccatggtatctctagagcgtagttatgtacgggAAGTACTAGCGTCGCCTTTtcgcgagggttggggttggggccgcattg
Protein-coding sequences here:
- the LOC125556502 gene encoding uncharacterized protein LOC125556502, whose amino-acid sequence is MATQPHQSSKKFLQCEAPPAKRKMGPEQKTKKAGAPALAGKEAFTALELDVAEQLIRLSESSASSGGSFSYLRSVDTPTAPPAKGAIIPGGCVDWEEDEDDEVAGRQRRVKRYRLISEIYAATEPIGERSGSSRTKE